The stretch of DNA TGGCGACATCGTCCTCAGCTTTTATGTTCTGCATATCGTCTACTTTGCACAGGTAAACCAGATCGAGGGTATGCACCTCAAACCCTGAATATACATATGTATTGGGGATAGAGAACATATATTTTGCTTGCGAAACATGGAGCCCTGTTTCTTCTTTCACCTCTCGTATAACAGCTTCCTCTCCTGTTTCGTTCATGTCTACAAATCCGCCGGGCAGGTCGAATGTTCCTTTTGCAGGGTCGTGAGCCCGTGTTGCAACCAGCAGCTCATCATTACTGTTGA from Dysgonomonas mossii encodes:
- a CDS encoding NUDIX domain-containing protein, which encodes MHPLHQFKFCPKCGSSHFVENNFKSKRCETCGFVYYFNPSSSTIAIIINSNDELLVATRAHDPAKGTFDLPGGFVDMNETGEEAVIREVKEETGLHVSQAKYMFSIPNTYVYSGFEVHTLDLVYLCKVDDMQNIKAEDDVASLQFIKISELNPDLFGLRSVKEVIQEIKIMKI